The sequence GCCGCGCGCAGCATCACCGCCGGCCCGGCCGGGCTGACGTACCTGACCGTGCACAACCGGCGCCCCGGCATGCGGATCGGCGCGCGCCCCGACGCCGTACCGGCCCGGCTGCCCGACGCGGCACCGGCGTGACAGCCGGGTCCTGAGGGGCGTAACACCCGGCCGCCCCAGGCGGATTGCCCGGGCGTTAGGGTTCCCGCGTGAGCACCTTCACCGACGACAACGCCCCCGGCCGCCACGGTCCGCACGCCACCACCGAGGCCGACCCGCGCGAGGTGGGCCGGGTGCGCACCGAGTACTCCCCGGCCCATGACGGCGACCCCGACCCCGGGGAGATCGTGTGGACGTGGGTGCCGTTCGAGGAGAACGACGGCCGGGGCAAGGACCGTCCGGTGCTGGTCGTGGCCCGGGAGGCGGCGGGCACCCTGCTCGCCGTACGGCTGTCGAGCAAGCGGCACGACCGGAACCGGGACTGGGTGGCGATCGGCGGCGGACCGTGGGACCGGTCGGGCCGCGACTCCTGGGTGGACGTGGACCGGGTGCTACGGCTGCACGAGCGGGGCATGCGGCGGGAGGCCTGCGCGCTGGACCGCATGCGCTTCGACCTGGTCCGGCAGCGGCTGCGCGAGCGTTACGGCTGGACCTGACACCGGACCGGGCCGACGGACGCCGGGCCCGCGCCGGACGGCCGCGGACCACCGGCCCGCACAACCGCCGTTCACTCCCGCGTCCCGGGAAACGCCCGCGCGAACGCCTCCCGCACCACCGCCCCCGGTGTCCGGTCCAGCACGCCGAACACCACGTGCTCGAACGAGCGCGAGAAACGGCCGCCGGGCCCCAGGGCCGCCCGGAAGGCACCAGCGACCTGCGCCGGATCGTTCTGGAAGACGCCGCAGCCCCAGGCGCCGAGCACCAGCCGCCGGTAGCCGTGGGCCGCAGCCGTCTCCAGCACGCGTTCCGCCCGTGCCGCGAGGACACCCGGCAGTGCGGCGGCCCGCTCCGGCGCCGTGCGCCGGATGACGCCCGCGTTCGGCGCGGCGGCCGTCAGGAAGCCCGCGAGATACGGCTCGGCGAGCAGCCGGCCCCGGTCGTCGCGGAAGACGGGGACGCCCGGCGAGTGGATCACCCGGTCGGTGTAGAACGGGTCGCGGTCGGCGCGGTGGTGGTCGTAGAAGCCGCGCGCCGTCAGCAGGCAGGTGTGCAGCGCGGAGGCGCGGCACAAGGCCTCCTCCTGGGCCTGCGCGCCGTTGAGGTAGCCGCCGCCCGGGTTGCGGGCCGAGGCGAAGTTCAGTACGGCGACGGGCACCTCGGCCAGCCGGCGGGCCGCCTCGAGGCTGCTCTCCCCGGTGACCTCGAGCCGTGTGCCGCCCTCCGGCACCGGCACCGCGGGCATCGGCACCGGGCCGGGGCCGAACATCCGGGTGCCCGCCCGCGCGGCCTCGACCGCCTCCGCGACCGGCACCTGCCGGCCGTCCGGTGCCCGGTACCGGCCCGCGGCCACGATCTGTTCCGTCTCCGCGGCGATCCCGCGCAGCCGCGCGCTCACGGCGCCACCCCCGTGGGCGCCACGGCCGCGCGCCGCGCGGTCTCCCCCGTCGTGCTCATGCACGCATCCTGGGCGATGCTGGGGAGACGGCGCAACGGAATTGCCGGCGCGCCCGCGACGGCCGGACCCGCGCTCTTGTGCGCGGCCGCCGAAGGGTCTTGGCTGGGAACTGCTTGTTCGGCCCGCGCCACGGGCCGATGGCATGCTGGAACCTCAGGAGGATCCCGACATGTCCGATATACAAAGCGACGGCGGCGACTGTACGGAGCACCGCACCGCCGTCACCGAGGCCGAGGTGGAGGCCCTGGTCCGGGGCATCTGCTTCAAGACCGGACCGCCGCGCGCACTCGGTGTCGAGCTGGAATGGCTCGTGCACTCGCTGGAGCTGCCACAGCTCCCGGTCCCACCCGAACGACTCGAAGCGGCCTACGCCGCGGTGCGGAAACTGCCCCTGGCCTCGGCGCTCACCGTCGAGCCCGGCGGCCAACTGGAGCTCAGCTCGCCGCCCGCCGCCTCCCTGATGGAGTGCGTGGAGACCGTATCCGCCGATCTGGACGCCGTACGGGCCGTCTTGGCCGGTGACGGCCTCGGGCTCGCCGGCATCGGCCACGACCCCTGGCACCCGCCCCGCAGATTCCTGCACCAGCCCCGCTACGACGCCATGGAAGCCTGTCTGGACCGCACCGGTCCGGCCGGCCGGCACATGATGTGCTCCTCCGCCTCCGTCCAGGTGTGCGTGGACGCCGGGCAGGAGGAGCCGGGCCCGCTGGGGCACGCCCGGCGCTGGTGGCTGGCGCACCAGCTGGGCGCGGTCCTGGTGGCCGCGTTCGCCAACTCCCCGCTGATCGGCCTGCGGCGCACCGGCTGGCGGTCCGCCCGTCAGCTGACGTGGATGGAGATAGGGCCCGGCCGGGCCGGCGCTCCGCCGCTGGACGGCGAGCCGCGCGCCGCGTGGGCCCGGCACGTCCTGGACTCGCCGGTGATGTGCGTGCGCCGGGACAGCGGCCCCTGGGAGGTTCCCGAGGGGCTCACCTTCCGGGAGTGGACGCGTACCGGCGCGCCCCGGCCGCCCACCCGGGCGGACCTCGACTACCACCTGAGCACCCTGTTCCCGCCGGTCCGGCCGCGCGGCCATCTGGAACTGCGGATGATCGACGCGCAGCCCGGCGCGGACGGCTGGATCGTGCCGCTCGCGGTGACGGCGGCGCTGTTCGACGATCCGCAGGCCGCCGAGACCGCCTACCGGACCGTGAAGCCGCTCGCCGAACGGGCCCTGGACCGGCCCGCACCGCACAATCCGCTGTGGGCCGACGCGGCCCGGCACGCTCTCGCCGACCCGGAGCTGCGCGAGGCAGCCGACGGCTGCTTCGCGGCGGCCCTGGAGGCCCTGCCCCGGCTCGGCGCCACGACGCGGGTCGTCGACGCGGTGGCCGGGTTCCGGGACCGCCATGTGGCCCGGGGCCGCTGCCCGGCCGACGACCTGCTGGACGAAACCCCACCCGGAGGCACCCGTGCCCACGGGAGGAAGGACAGCCGCACATGACCGCCCCGGAGACCGGAACCACGACCACCGAGACGGACACCGAGACCCTGCGCGAGCGCGCGCTGGCCTGCCTCACCACGGCCCGTGACCGCACCACGCTGCTGACCACCTGTGTCGACGAACCGGACCTCACCGCCCAGCACTCCCCGCTGATGTCCCCGCTGGTGTGGGACCTGGCGCACATCGGCAACCAGGAGGAGCTGTGGCTGCTGCGGGCGGTCGGCGGCCGGGAGGCCATACGGCCGGAGATAGACGGCCTCTACGACGCCTTCGAGCACCCGCGCGCCGAGCGCCCCAAGCTGCCGCTGCTGCCGCCCGCCGAGGCCCGCCGGTACGCGGCCGAGGTGCGCGGCCGGGCGCTGGACCTGCTGGCGAAGGCGGACTGTGACGGCGGCCGGCTGACCGAGGCGGGTTTCGCCTTCGGCATGGTCGCCCAGCACGAACAGCAGCACGACGAGACCATGCTGATCACGCATCAGCTCAGGAAGGGCCCGCAGGCGCTCACCGCGCCGGACCCCGAGCCGGTGCCGCCGTTCACCGGTCCGGCCGAAGTCCTGGTGCCGGGCGGCCCGTTCATGATGGGCACCTCCGGCGAGCCCTGGGCGCTGGACAACGAACGGCCGGCGCATCCCCGGGAGGTGGCGCCGTTCTGGATCGACACCGTCCCGGTGACGAACGCGGCCTACCAGGCGTTCATCGCGGACGGCGGGTACGACACCGAACGGTGGTGGACGCCCGAGGGCTGGGCGCACATCCGGCGGCACCACATCACCGCCCCGCTGTTCTGGCGGCGGGACGGCGACCGGTGGCTGCGGCGCCGGTTCGGCGGCACCGAGCCGGTGCCGCCGGACGAGCCGGTGCTGCACGTGTGCTGGTACGAGGCGGACGCCTACGCCCGCTGGGCCGGACGCCGGCTGCCGACCGAGCCGGAGTGGGAGAAGGCGGCCCGCTTCGACCCGGTCACCGGCCGTTCCCGGCGCTACCCGTGGGGCGACGCCGACCCGGCGCCCGAACACGCCAACCTCGGCCAGCGGCACCTGCGGCCCGCCCCCGCCGGCAGCTACCCGGCCGGACAGTCGCCGCTGGGCGTACGGCAGTTGATCGGCGACGTGTGGGAGTGGACGGCGAGCGACTTCCTGCCGTACCCGGGGTTCAGGGCCTTCCCGTACAAGGAGTACTCGGAGGTCTTCTTCGGCTCCGACCACAAGGTGCTGCGCGGCGGCTCCTTCGCCGTGGACCCGGTGGCCTGCCGGGGCACGTTCCGCAACTGGGACTATCCCGTGCGCCGGCAGATCTTCTCCGGGTTCCGCACCGCCCGTTCGGAGGCCGTCTGATGTGCCGTCATCTCGCCTATCTGGGGCCCGAGGAGCCGCTCGGCCGGCTCCTGGTGGAGCCCGCGCACGGGCTGTACCAGCAGTCGTGGGCGCCGCGCCGGCAGCGGTACGGGACGGTCAACGCCGACGGGTTCGGGGTCGGCTGGTACGCGCCGGGGGATCCGGCGCCGGCCCGCTACCGGCGGTCCGGGCCGATCTGGGCCGACCTGTCCTTCGCCGACCTGGCCCGGGTGGTGCGCTCGGGCGCCGTCCTCGCGGCGGTCCGGGACGCGACCCTGGCCGGAGCGGACGCCGAGGCCGCGGCGGCGCCGTTCGCGGCCGGGCGGTGGCTGTTCAGCCACAACGGGCTGATCGCGGGCTGGCCGGACGCGGCGGCACCGCTGGTGTCCGCGCTGCCCCCGGTCGAGTTGCTGTCGCTCCAGGCCCGCACCGACTCGGCGTTCGTCTGGGCCCTGGTCCTGCACCGGCTGCGGGCCGGTCAGGCACCGGAGCGGGCGCTGGGGGAACCGGTGCGCGAACTGGCCCGGGCGGCCCCGGCCTCCCGGCTCAATCTGCTGCTGACCGACGGAGCCACGATCACCGCGACCACCTGGGGCGACTCGCTCTGGTACCGCGCGGAGCCCGGCCGGAGCACGGTCGTCGCCTCCGAGCCGTACGACGACGATCCGCTCTGGCGGGAGGTCCCCGACCGCACCGTGCTCACCGCGAGCCGCACCGGCGTGCTGCTCGCCCCGCTGGAGGATCCGGCGGCCGTACCCTCGAAGGAGCCCTGCCGTTGAGCCCCTTGCACATCACCCGCACCCTTGCCGAGGACGCGACGGAGGCCGCGCTGCGCGCCGACGTCCTGCGCGGCCTCACCGACACCCCCAAGTGGCTGCCGCCCAAGTGGTTCTACGACGCCCGCGGCAGCGAGCTGTTCGAGCGGATCACCGAGCTGCCCGAGTACTACCCCACGCGGGCCGAGCGGGAGATCCTCGTCACCCGGTCCGGGGAGATCGCGGCCGCGAGCGGCGCCCGCACCCTGATCGAACTGGGCTCCGGTTCCTCGGAGAAGACCCGCCACCTGATCGACGCGCTGCCCGCGCTCGCCGCGTACGTGCCGGTCGACGTCAGCGAGAGCGCGCTCACGCGGGCCGGACGGGCGCTCGTCGAGGAGCGTCCGGGGCTCGACGTGCACGCGCTGATCGCCGACTTCACCGCCCCGCTGACGCTGCCCGCCACGCCCGGGCCCCGGCTGCTGGCCTTCCTCGGCGGCACCATCGGCAATCTGCTGCCCGCCGAGCGCGCCCGGTTCCTCGCCTTGGCGCGCGCGCTGCTCGCCCCGGGCGACGGACTCCTGCTCGGCACGGACCTGGTCAAGGACGAGCGGGTGCTGGTCCGCGCGTACGACGACGCGGCCGGGGTGACGGCCGCGTTCAACCGGAACGTGCTGGCCGTGATCGACCGCGAGCTGGGCGCCGACTTCGATCCGGAGGCGTTCGACCACGTGGCCCGGTGGGACGCCGAGCGGGAGTGGATCGAGATGCGGCTGCGCTCCCGTACCGCCCAGACCGTGAAGGTGCCCGCGCTCAGTCTCGCCGTGGAGTTCGCGGCGGGCGAGGAGCTGCGCACCGAGGTGTCGGCCAAGTTCCGCAAGGAGGGCGTGACCTGCGAACTCGCCGCGGCGGGCCTGGAGCTGACCCACTGGTGGACGGACGCGCCGGGCCGCTTCGCGCTGTCGCTGAGCGTGGCGCGGTGACCGCGGAACCGGCGGCTCAGCCCACGTCCGGGGCGAGCGCTCCGGTGATCTTCCGGGAGGCACGGCGGGCCTCGGCCGCCGGGTCCGCGCCCTTGAGCACCCGGGACATGTACTCCTTGATCGGGTTGTCGGCCTCGACGTCGGCCCACTGAGGAGTGGTGGGGGTCGCCCTGCCGTGCGCCGCGCCCGCGGCCATGGCGGCGACCCCCTCCGCGCCGGCGACCTCGCCGGCCAGCGTGGTCTTGTTGGGCACGTAGTTCATGGCGCGGGCCAGCTCGGTGTCCCACTTGGCGCCGGTGAGCGCGCCGACCACGGTGGTCGCGGCGAACTGGTCGTCGGTGTTGCGCGGGACGACGAGGTCGGAACCGCCGGTGAAGACCGTACCGGGCCGGCCGGCCGTGCGGCCGGGCACCGGGAAGAAGCCGATCTTGTCCTTGAGTCCGGGATTCTGCCGGACGATCGACTGGGCCAGCCCGGGCAGGGCGATGATCTGTGCGACCTCGCCGCCGGCGAACACCCCGGCGTGGGGCGGGTGTTCCTCGTCGGCGTCCGCGGGGCCCCGGCCGAGCGCCTGGAGCCGCCGGTAGAAGTCCATGCCGCGCAGCGCGGCCGGGCTGTCCAGGGTGCCCCGCCACTCGTGGTCCTTCTCCTCGGCGAGTTCGCCGCCCTCGTCCCAGACGAACCCGGCGAGCGTGTACCAGTCCTGGCCCGCGAGGTAGATGCCCTGCTTCCCGCCGCTGTTCAGCTTCTCGGTGGCGGCGAGCCATTCGTCGCGGGTCCGCGGCGGTCGGGCGATGCCGGCCTGCCGGAACAGGTCCTTGCGGTAGACGACGACCCGGTTGGCCGCGTACCAGGGGATGCCGTACTGCTTGTTGCCGTCCTTGCCGGGCTCGGCGAGGCCGGGCAGCCACTTGTCCTTGTCCCAGTCCCGCATCGACTCCAGGGTGAGGTCCGCCAGCCGGCCGCCGTCGGCGTACAGCGGCACCTGGGTGTTGCCGACCTCGATGACGTCCGGGCCGTCGCCGGAGGGTGCCTTGAGCGCGCCGCGGACCTTCTCGACGATGCCGGTCCATTCCTGGATGCGGATGTCGAGGCGCAGGTCGTCGTGGGTGCGCTCGAAGTCCTCGGTGAACCGCCGCAGGTACTCCTTGGAGGCGCTGTCCTTCATCAGCCACACGGTGACGGTCGTCCGCTCCTCGTCGTCGCCGGGAAGCATCCCGCAGGCGCTGACGAGGGAGCCGGTGGCACAGAGGAGGGCGAGCAGACGACGTCTCACGAGGGGTCCTGTTCTGTCTGGCGAGGGTGCTGGGACAGGGGTGGGGGGCCCGACGTGGGGGGACGGAGCGCAACAGGCTCGTACGGGTGTGCTGGATTTTGGTATGGACCAATCAGGAGGTCAAGCGCTACCGGGCGGTACGCCGCCCGGGACGCCGTGCGCACACCGCGCGGATAGTGCACGGTGGAGTACGGCGTGACACGAGAGGAGCACCCGCATGACGAACCACACCTACCGGGTCACCGAGATCGTCGGCACCTCGCACGAGGGCGTCGACCAGGCCATCCGCAACGGCATCGCCCGCGCCGACCGGACGCTGCGCAATCTGGACTGGTTCGAGGTGACCCAGGTCCGCGGCCAGATCGAGAACGGCCGGATCGAGCACTACCAGGTGGGTCTGAAGGTCGGCTTCCGCATCGAGGACGGCGACTGAGCCGCTCCGGCGCGCGTCAGGTACGGCCCTCCCGCTCCTGCGCCTCCTCCAGCGCGGCCGACTTCCGCGCCCAGCGCGCCCGTACGACGGTGAAACCGGCGCGCTCGGCGTCGTCGCACACCAGCTCGTCGTCGTCCACGAGCATCCGGACCTCATGGTCCCGGGCGAGCCGGCGCAGGATCGCCAGCTTGGTGAACCGGGCCGGCCTGCGGTCGGCGTCGTCCCGCATGAACACCCGTCCCTCGGGCAGTTGCCGAGCCGCGAGCCACTCCAGGGTGTCCCGGCGGTACCGCTCGGGGCGGCCGGTCAGATAGACGACCTCGCAGACGCGGGCGCTCTCCATGGCCAGCGCCATGCCTTCGGCGAGCGGCGGGTCCGCGGGCGCGGCGGCGAAGAACGCGGCCCAGTCCCGCCGCCGGCCCTCCAGGAAGTGCTGGCGGTGGGCGGTGTCGGCCAGCGTGTTGTCGAGGTCGAACACGGCGATCGGCGGCCTGCTGTGGTCGGTCACACCGGCCACCCTAGCCAGCCGCGGCCACCCGCCCGCCACGGGCGCCGGCGCGGCACGGCCGGGGAATTGCGTGCGCGTCCGCGCGTTGAACCCTGTGTGAGCAGCACAGTGATCAGCCGCACCCGGTTCTCCGTCCTCGACCGCTCCCGCACCCGGCAGGGCCGCCCGGCGGCCGAGGCGCTGCGGGACACCGTCGCGCTGGCCCGGGAGGCGGAGGCGCTCGGCTACCACCGGTTCTGGGTGTCCGAGCACCACGGGGTGCCGGGCGTCGCCGGGTCCGCGCCGACCGTGCTGGCCGCCGCGGTCGCCGCGGCCACCCGCACCATCCGGGTCGGCACCGGCGGGGTCATGCTGCCCAACCACCGGCCCCTCGTCGTCGCCGAACAGTTCGGGGTGCTGGAGGCGCTGTTCCCGGGGCGGATCGACATGGGGCTCGGCCGGTCGGTGGGGTTCACGGACGGGGTGCGCAAGGCGCTCGGCCGGGACAAGGAAGACGCCGAGGACTTCGCGGCGCAGCTCGGCGAACTGCTCGACTGGTTCACCGGCGGCTCGCCGACCGGGGTGCGGGCCCGTCCCTCGGAAGGCCTGACCGTGCCGCCGTTCGTGCTGGCCCTCGGCGAGGGCGCGCGGATCGCGGCCCGCGCCGGCCTGCCCATGGTCATCGGCGACCTTCGGGACCGGGAGAAGATGCTGCGCGGCATCGACCGCTACCGCTCCCTCTTCCGCCCCTCGCGCTGGGCGACCGAGCCGTACGTGGTGATCTCCGGCACGGTCGCGGTCGCCGGCAGCGAGGCCGAGGCGCGCCGGCTGCTGGTCCCCGAGGCCTGGTCGCTGGCGTACTCCCGCACCCACGGCACCTTCCCGCCGCTCGCCCCCGCCGAGTCGGTGCGGACGCACACGATGACGGCGCGGGAACGGGACCTGTACGAGTCCGCGCTCGCCGGGCACATCGCGGGCACCCCCGACCGGGTCGCGCACGAGCTGGAGACGGTGCTGAAGGAGACGGGCGCCGAGGAGGTGCTCGTCACGACCAGCACCTACGACCGTACGGCCCTGCTGGAATCCTGCCGGCGGCTCGCCGCGCTCTTCGCGCCGGGCCGGTGAACCCGGCCCCGAGATGCGATCCCGGCGCGGGCCGGTGACCCTGGGAGGGCAAGCCTGTCAGCGACTAGGAGGGCCGCCATGTCCTTCATGGACAAGATCAAGGGCATGCTCAAGGGCCACGAGAGCACGGCCGACAAGGGCATCGACAAGGGCGGGGACTACCTCGACCAGCGCACCGGCGACAAGTACCGGTCCCGGGTCGACACCGGCCAGGACAAGCTCCGGGACGAGTTCGGCACCCGGCCGCAGGACCCGGGCAACCCTCCGCGGTAGTGGCGCACGGGGGCGGATAGAGTTCCCCCGATGCACATCCCCCACGACCCCTTCGTCCGCGTCCGCGGCGCCCGCGAGCACAACCTCAAGAGCGTGGACGTGGACATCCCCCGGGACGTACTGGCCGTGTTCACCGGGGTCTCCGGCTCGGGCAAGTCCTCCCTGGCGTTCGGCACCGTCTACGCCGAGGCCCAGCGGCGGTACTTCGAGTCGGTCGCGCCGTACGCGCGCCGGCTGATCCACCAGGTCGGCGCGCCGAAGGTCGCCGAGATCACCGGGCTGCCCCCGGCGGTCTCGCTCCAGCAGCGCCGCTCGTCCCCCACCTCCCGCTCCTCGGTGGGCACGGTCACCAATCTCTCCAACTCTCTGCGGATGCTGTTCTCGCGGGCCGGCAGCTATCCGCCCGGCGCCGGGCGGCTCGACTCGGACGCCTTCTCGCCGAACACGGCGGCCGGTGCCTGTCCGCGCTGCCACGGCCTCGGGCAGGTGCACGAGACGGCCGAGGAACTCCTGGTCCCGGACCCCTCGCTGTCCATCCGCGAGGGCGCGATCGCGGCGTGGCCGGGCGCCTGGCAGGGCAAGAACCTGCGGGACATCCTGGACACGCTCGGCTACGACGTGGACCGGCCCTGGCGCGAGCTGCCCGCCGAGCAGCGCGACTGGATCCTGTTCACCGACGAGCAGCCGGTGGTCACCGTCCACCCGGTGCGGGACGCCGACCGCATCCAGCGGCCCTACCAGGGCACCTACACGAGCGCCCGCCGGTATGTGCTCAAGACGTTCTCCGACACGAAGTCGGCCACGCTGCGGGCCAAGGCCGAGCGGTTCCTGACCAGCACCCCGTGCCCGGCCTGCGGCGGCAGCCGGCTGCGGCCCGAGGCGCTCGCGGTGACCTACGACGGCCGGACCATCGCCGAGCTGGCGGCGCTGCCGCTGACCGGCCTCGCGGACCTGCCGGACGGCGGCGACGAGACGGCGAGGGTCCTCACGGCCGACCTGAAGTCCCGGATCGCGCCGGTCGTCGAACTGGGCCTCGGCTACCTCAGCCTGGACCGGGCCGCGCCCACGCTCTCCGCGGGCGAGCTGCAACGGCTGCGGCTGGCCACCCAGTTGCGGTCCGGGCTGTTCGGCGTGGTGTACGTGCTGGACGAGCCGTCCGCCGGACTGCACCCGGCGGACACCGAGGCGCTGCTCACCGTCCTGGACCGGCTGAAGGCGGCCGGGAACTCGGTGTTCGTGGTGGAACACCATCTGGACGTGGTGCGCGGCGCCGACTGGGTGGTGGACGTGGGTCCCGGTGCGGGCGAGCACGGCGGGCGGGTGCTGTACAGCGGGCCGCCGGCCGAACTGGCCTCGGTGGCCGGGTCGGCGACGGCCGTCCATCTCTTCGACGAGGCGCCCGGTCCGGCGCGCGAGGTCCGCGAGCCGCGCGGCTGGCTGGCGGTGGGCCCGGTGACCCGGCACAATCTGCGCGCGGTGACGGCCCGGTTCCCGCTCGGCGTGTTCACCGCGGTCACCGGTGTCTCCGGTTCCGGGAAGTCCACGCTCGTCGGGGAGCTGACGCAGGAGCTGCCGGGGGTGGGTCGGCTGGTCCGGGTCGACCAGAAGCCCATCGGGCGCACCCCGCGCTCCAACCTGGCCACGTACACGGGCCTGTTCGACGTGGTCCGCAAGGTGTTCGCGGGCACCGAGGAGGCGCGGGCGCGCGGATACGGCGTCGGGCGGTTCTCCTTCAACGTGCCCGGAGGGCGCTGCGAGACCTGCCAGGGCGAGGGGTTCGTCAGCGTGGAGCTGCTGTTCCTGCCGAGCACCTACGCGCCCTGCCCGGACTGCGCGGGCGCCCGCTACCGTCCCGAGACGCTCCGGGTGTCGTATCGCGGCCGGAACATCGCCGAGGTGCTGGACCTGACGGTGGAGGCCGCGGCGGAGTTCTTCGCGGGCACCCCGGGCGCCGCCCGGAGCCTGGGCGCCCTCCTCGACGTGGGCCTCGGGTATCTGAAGCTCGGTCAGCCCGCGACCGAGCTGTCCGGCGGCGAGGCGCAGCGGATCAAGCTGGCGAGCGAACTCCAGCGCGGGCGCCGGGGCCACACCCTGTATCTGCTGGACGAACCGACGACCGGTCTGCACCCGGCCGACGTGGAGGTGCTGACGGACCGGCTGCACGGGCTGGTCGACGCCGGGCACACGGTCGTCGTGGTGGAGCACGACATGACGGTGGTCGCGGGCGCCGACTGGGTGATCGACCTCGGTCCGGGCGGCGGCGACCGCGGCGGCCGCATCGTGGCGGAGGGCCCGCCGGACCGGGTGGCCCGGACGGAGGGCGGCGCGACGGCGCCTTATCTCGCGCGGGTCATGCCCTGAGCGCCGTAGCCGCCACGCGTCGTGCCGCCGTCAGGCCCTGAGGACCGGACGGCTCGCCCGGGTGCCGTGGCCGGGCGGGCGGACCTGGGCGCCGGCGACCAGGGCCTCGTGGGTCCAGGCGGGCTCGGACGCGGCCGGCTGGGCCGCGCGGGCCAGGCTACGGCGGTCGGAGTGGGTGCCCGGCCGGATCAGCGGCCGTATCTCCACCTCGGCGACCAGGCCGCGGGTCCGGGCCACCCGCCACAGCGAGGCCGTCAGGGTGTCCTCGCCGACGAAGGCCGCCGCGGTGCCGGGACCGCCGTCGTGCCGCCGGTAGCGCAGGCCGACCGGCTGGACCGGCACGCCCGCGTCGAGCGCGGCCTGGAAGACGGCGCGGCGGAAGCGGCCCTGGGCGCGCCCGCACCAGGTGCTGCCCTCGGGAAAGGCGGTCACCGCCCCGCCGGCGCGCAGGGTGCCGGCGATCCGGGCCACCGTGCCGGGCAGGGCGCGCAGCCGGTCCCGTTCGATGAACAGGGCCCCGCCGCGCGCGGTGAGCGCGCCCGCCACGGGCCAGCGCCGGACCTCGGCCTTGGCGAGCATCCTGGCCGGGCGTACGGCGGTGAGCAGCGGGATGTCCAGCCAGGAGACATGGTTGGCGACCAGCAGCAGCCCGCCGTCCGGCGGAACGGCGCCGGTGATCCGGACCCGCACCCCGGCGGCCCGCACGATCAGCCGGCACCACCGCCGGACCCACTCGGCGGGGATCCTGCCCCGCGAGCGGGGCAGACCCCGGCCGAGCGGGGACAGCGCGATCCCGGCGAGCACCAGGGCCGCGACCGCGGCCAGCCGCAGCACGGCCCGCGGGACGGACGCGGCGGCCCGCACGGGTTCCACACAGGCGCCCGGGGTGCACGGCGCGGTGGGCAGCCAGCCGCTCATCAGGCCGGGGCGAGGGAGAGGAAGTGCCGCAGATAGCGGGGATCGACCCGGCGCATCGACAGCAGGACGTAGAGGTCGGCGACGCCGAAGTCCGGGTCGTGCGCGGGTGCGCCGCACACCCAGGCGCCGAGCCGCAGGTAGCCGCGCAGCAGGGCGGGCAGTTCGGTGCGGGCGGCCGGGGCGCCGGCCGGAGCGGTCCACGGCAGCAGCGGCCGGACCCGGAACTCCTCGGGCGCCAGGTGCCGTTCGCGCACCCGCTGCCAGGTGCCGGCGGCGAGGGCGCCGCCGTC comes from Streptomyces sp. SCL15-4 and encodes:
- a CDS encoding excinuclease ABC subunit UvrA, which translates into the protein MHIPHDPFVRVRGAREHNLKSVDVDIPRDVLAVFTGVSGSGKSSLAFGTVYAEAQRRYFESVAPYARRLIHQVGAPKVAEITGLPPAVSLQQRRSSPTSRSSVGTVTNLSNSLRMLFSRAGSYPPGAGRLDSDAFSPNTAAGACPRCHGLGQVHETAEELLVPDPSLSIREGAIAAWPGAWQGKNLRDILDTLGYDVDRPWRELPAEQRDWILFTDEQPVVTVHPVRDADRIQRPYQGTYTSARRYVLKTFSDTKSATLRAKAERFLTSTPCPACGGSRLRPEALAVTYDGRTIAELAALPLTGLADLPDGGDETARVLTADLKSRIAPVVELGLGYLSLDRAAPTLSAGELQRLRLATQLRSGLFGVVYVLDEPSAGLHPADTEALLTVLDRLKAAGNSVFVVEHHLDVVRGADWVVDVGPGAGEHGGRVLYSGPPAELASVAGSATAVHLFDEAPGPAREVREPRGWLAVGPVTRHNLRAVTARFPLGVFTAVTGVSGSGKSTLVGELTQELPGVGRLVRVDQKPIGRTPRSNLATYTGLFDVVRKVFAGTEEARARGYGVGRFSFNVPGGRCETCQGEGFVSVELLFLPSTYAPCPDCAGARYRPETLRVSYRGRNIAEVLDLTVEAAAEFFAGTPGAARSLGALLDVGLGYLKLGQPATELSGGEAQRIKLASELQRGRRGHTLYLLDEPTTGLHPADVEVLTDRLHGLVDAGHTVVVVEHDMTVVAGADWVIDLGPGGGDRGGRIVAEGPPDRVARTEGGATAPYLARVMP
- a CDS encoding antitoxin, producing MSFMDKIKGMLKGHESTADKGIDKGGDYLDQRTGDKYRSRVDTGQDKLRDEFGTRPQDPGNPPR
- a CDS encoding lysophospholipid acyltransferase family protein, with the translated sequence MSGWLPTAPCTPGACVEPVRAAASVPRAVLRLAAVAALVLAGIALSPLGRGLPRSRGRIPAEWVRRWCRLIVRAAGVRVRITGAVPPDGGLLLVANHVSWLDIPLLTAVRPARMLAKAEVRRWPVAGALTARGGALFIERDRLRALPGTVARIAGTLRAGGAVTAFPEGSTWCGRAQGRFRRAVFQAALDAGVPVQPVGLRYRRHDGGPGTAAAFVGEDTLTASLWRVARTRGLVAEVEIRPLIRPGTHSDRRSLARAAQPAASEPAWTHEALVAGAQVRPPGHGTRASRPVLRA
- a CDS encoding dodecin; amino-acid sequence: MTNHTYRVTEIVGTSHEGVDQAIRNGIARADRTLRNLDWFEVTQVRGQIENGRIEHYQVGLKVGFRIEDGD
- a CDS encoding LLM class flavin-dependent oxidoreductase; amino-acid sequence: MSSTVISRTRFSVLDRSRTRQGRPAAEALRDTVALAREAEALGYHRFWVSEHHGVPGVAGSAPTVLAAAVAAATRTIRVGTGGVMLPNHRPLVVAEQFGVLEALFPGRIDMGLGRSVGFTDGVRKALGRDKEDAEDFAAQLGELLDWFTGGSPTGVRARPSEGLTVPPFVLALGEGARIAARAGLPMVIGDLRDREKMLRGIDRYRSLFRPSRWATEPYVVISGTVAVAGSEAEARRLLVPEAWSLAYSRTHGTFPPLAPAESVRTHTMTARERDLYESALAGHIAGTPDRVAHELETVLKETGAEEVLVTTSTYDRTALLESCRRLAALFAPGR